In Tenebrio molitor chromosome 1, icTenMoli1.1, whole genome shotgun sequence, the sequence acgAGATCTCCACTGCAAGCGAAGACACCTTCCTGCAGTCTCTCAAAGATCTCGACAACAAGAACTACTTCAAGAATCACAGAGGTATGAGGCTCAACTTGAAAGGAAACAAGTTGACTTGTGTTCCAAAAGATCTGAGCAGGTTTCTAGTTGCGAAAGTTGTGACACTCAGAAAGAATCCCTTGACTTGTGAATGCCTCCAGAGGATTAACTCATGGTTACGCGACCACCCCAATATGAAGGTTTTATTAGATGGGAAACCTAGATGTAAATTACATTAAAGAGATAGAAAGAACTTTTTTGATGTACTAGTATATTGTTTGTGGTGATAGTCCAAATAAAGAGACAGTATTGTGTTTATTGCTGTGTTTCTGCATTTTTACCATTTCGACTCTCCTTGAAAAAGGTGTTAACACACATGCAGAATTGCTTGGGAAGACAAagacaaaataacaaaatatagAACCAAATTGTGATCAGAAAGCGTCCAGATCAGAAGTACCATCTAAGGTAAATCTAAATCAGAAAGGAACTACCAGCTCGAAAGTcgagatttttcaaactactTTTCCAGTGCCATCTATCCAAataatatcttttttatttagtcACGGAACATTTCCGTTATTACTTCGAATATAGTATCTTATTATCCGTACCATTAAGTTTTAATGACCccataaaatatttacgtggcattttaaatttcagatCTAACGAGGATGTCATTAAATGGAGAGTACCTGCTGGTTCTAACGATCTTTTGTTTCCTTGTACCCAAATCCACATGGGTACCACTTTTTAGACCACTTAAGTCTAGATTGTTTGTTTTAGTGCTAAATCTACCATCAAATTAACGCCTAGAATTATATACtttaaaactttttatggACCCATTTGGTCTCAATGGACACTTCGAAATGAATGTGTTATTGGTAAGGTACTTTCAAAATCGTTCTAGATGATAGATGAgataatttttagatttttctcGGTGTCTGTCATATCTGTATCATCACTGAAGCCTCTTTGTTCTCTGAGTATTTGAATCAGATCTACCAAAACGCCGAAGTTGTCGTAAATCTTCACATTGATGATGACGTTGATATTGCATCAGTACCAAAAATCGATGTCGTGACAAAACAAAAACCCAGGAGTGTGAAGAGACCACTAGCTTACGAGGTGGCTGATTACGACGACGACGGAACTAATTCTAATGAAGATGAAGCAACTGACAAGGAAGAAAGCACCAAGACTGAAACAACCGTGACAGAAGATACGACGGAGACTGCAACAACTGGTATTCATGCAAGTGGTACTGGTAGTACGACTGAAACAAACACCACGAGTACGACTGAGAGTACTGAGAGTGCAAATGTGACCAACAGTACTAAATCGGAAGAAAATTCTGCCAGTGCTGGTACTACAACACAAGGAACTGTTGAAGATATAAAAAGGGTTGACAAAATAGACATAGAGACTACAACAGAAGAATCTGGCAGTGATGGTACTACAACGGAAGTGACTGTTGAAAAGATGGCAAATAATTTCGAGAAAATAGAAGTAGAATCTGCAACAGAAGATTCTGCCGGTGATGGCACTCCGGCAGAAGTGACTGTTGAAAAGATAACAGAAAATATCGACAAGGTAGAAGTAGAGAGTGCAAAAGAAGATTCTGGCATTGATGGTACTACAACAGAAGTGACTGTTGAAAAGATAATCAAAAATGCCGAGAAAATAGATGTAGAGAGTGCAACAGAAGATTCTGACAGTGATGGCACTACGGCAGAAGTGACCGTTgaacatttaacaaaaagtgttgacaaaacaaaaatagagACTACAACAGAAGATTCTACCAGTGATGGTACAACAACAGAAGTGGCTGTTGAAAAGATAACAGAAAATGTCGACAAAATAGAAGTAAAAACTGCAACAGAAGATTCTGCCAGTGATGGTACTACGACAGAAGTGACTGTTGAaaaggtaataaaaaatattgagaAAATAGATATAGATACTGCAATAGAAGATTCTGACAGTGATGGCACTACGGCAGAAGTGACCGTTgaacatttaacaaaaagtgttgacaaaataaaaaaagatggtACAACAGAAGATTCTACCCGTTATGGTACTACAACAGAAGTGGCTGTTGAAAAGATAACAGAAAATGTCGACAAAATAGAAGTAAAAACTGCAACAGAAGATTCTGCCAGTGATGGTACTACGACAGAAGTGACTGTTGAaaaggtaataaaaaataatgagaaaatagATATAGATACTGCAATAGAAGATTCTGGCAGTGATGGAACTACGGCAGAAGTGACCGTTGAACATTTAACACAAAATGTTGCGAAAATAGAAATAGATACTGCAACAGAAGATTCTGCCAGTGATGGCACTACAACAGAAGTGGCTGTTgaaaagataataaaaaatgttgagaaAATAGAAGTAGATACTTCAACAGAAAATTCTGCCAGTGATGGCACTACAGCAGAAGTGACTGTTGAAGATTTAACAGAAattgttgacaaaaaaaaaaatgagactACAACAGAAGATTCTGCCAGTGATGGTACAACAACAGAAGTGGCTGTTGAAAAGAAAACAGAAGATGTCGACAAAATAGAAGTAAAAACTGCAACAGAAGATTCTGGCAGTGATGGTACTACAACAGAAGTGACTGttgaaaacataataaaaaatattgagaAAATAGATATAGATACTGCAATAGAAGATTCTGCCAGTGATGGCACTACGGCAGAAGTGACCGTTgaacatttaacaaaaagtgttgacaaaataaaaaaagatggtACAACAGAAGATTCTACCGGTTATGGTACTACAACAGAAGTGATTGTTgaaaagataataaaaaatgttgagaaAATAGAAGTAGATACTGCAACAGAAAATTCTGCCAGTGATGGCACTACGGCAGAAGTGACTGTTGAAGATTTAACAGAAAGTgttgacaaaataaaaatagaaaccTCAACAAGAGTTTTTGCAAGTGATGGTTCTATAACAGAAGTGACTGCTGAAAAGATAACAGAAAATGTCGagaaaatagaattaaaaactGCAACAGAAGATTCTGCCAGTGATGGTACTACGACAGAAGTGACTGTTgaaaagataataaaaaatatcgagAAAATAGATGTAGATACTGCAATAGAAGATTCTGCCAGTGATGGCACTACAACAGAAGTGGCTGTTgaaaagataataaaaaatgttgagaaAATAGAAGTAGATACTGCAACAGAAAATTCTGCCAGTGATGGCACTACAGCAGAAGTGACTGCtgaaaaaataacagaaaatgtcgggaaaatagaattaaaaactGCAACAGAAGATTCTGCCAGTGATGGTACTACAACAGAAGTGGCTGTTGAAAAGATAGTAAAAAATGTCGAGAAAATAGAAGTAGATACTGCAACAGAAGATTCTGCCAGTGATGGCACTACAACAGAAGTGGCTGTTGAAAAGATAACAGAAAATGTCGACAAAATAGAAGTGAAAACTGCAACAGAAGATTCTGCCAGTAATAGTACTACGACAGAAGTGACTATTGAaaaggtaataaaaaatattgagaAAATAGATATAGATACTGCAATAGAAGATTCTGCCAGTGATGGCACTACGGCAGAAGTGACCGTTgaacatttaacaaaaagtgttgacaaaataaaaaaagatggtACAACAGAAGATTCTACCAGTTATGGTACTACAACAGAAGTGACTGTTgaaaagataataaaaaatgttgagaaAATAGAAGTAGATACTGCAACAGAAAATTCTGCCAGTAATGGCACTACGCTAGAAGTGACTGTTGAAGATTTAACAGAAAGTgttgacaaaataaaaatagaaaccTCAACAAAAGTTTCTGCAAGTGATGGTTCTATAACAGAAGTGACTGCTGAAAAGATAACAGAAAATGTCGagaaaatagaattaaaaactGCAACAGAAGATTCTGCCAGTGATGGTACTACGACAGAAGTGACTGTTgaaaagataataaaaaatatcgagAAAATAGATGTAGATACTGCAATAGAAGATTCTGCCAGTGATGGCACTACGGAAGAAGTGACCGTTGAACATTCAACAACAAGTattgacaaaataaaaaaagaggcTACAACAGAAGATTCTGTCAGTGATGATACTACAACAGAAGTGACTGTTGAAAAGATAGTAAAAAATGTCGAGAAAATAGATGTAGATATTTCAACAGGAAATTCTGTCAGTGATGGCACTACGGCAGAAGTGACTGTTGAAGATTTAACAGAAAGTgttgacaaaataaaaatagagaCTACAACAGAAGGTTCTACCAGTGATGGTAATAGAACAGATGTGACTGTtgaaaatataacaaaaaatgaCGAGAAAATAGAAGTAGAGCCTGCAATAGAAGATTCTGCCAATGATGGCACTACAACAGTAGCGACTGTTGAAGATTTAATAGAAAATGttgacaaaataaaagtagAAACTACAACAGAAGATTCTGCAAGTAGTGGTACTACAACGGAAGTGATTGTTAACAAGATAACAGAAAATGtccacaaaataaaagtagATACTGCAACAGAAGATTCTGTCACTGATGGTACCACAACAGAAGCGACTGTTGAGAAGATAGCAGAAAATGTGGACAAAGTAGAAATAGAGACTACAACAGAAAATAGAAAAGGTATTGAATCAGAAGACGATATCACTACTTTTAAAACCACAACAAAAAGTGCAACAGAAAtagaaaacaatttaacgactTCGATTACTACAGAAAGTAAAATagagaaagaagaaaatatagaagaaaaagaaaacactaCATCTGTTAAGGAGACAACAGAAGTagaaaacaaagaaacagATGAGCATGGTGGAGACGGTGAAACCGACTACGGAACAGAAACAGTTAAAGAGATATCAGAAAAAGATTCAAATGCAGCTCCGGAAGAAAATATGATTCCCACAGAAGGTGCAACGACCATCATACCACCTTCAAATCGCAGTGAACTTGTCGACGATGTCAATATATCAAAAATAGTAACGTACAAACCTTTTCCCGCCAATTACGAGCATCAAGACGAATTCGAGGATTTCGCCGGGTACGTTTCCAGAATCATtgacaatttaacaaaaactcCTTTTTCAGTGTTGCCGCATTCTACAATATCACACTGAAGTTTTGCACCCCGACCCACTGCGCCACCATCTTCGTCGAGACAGCCGCCACTCTAGGCAACGAAGTACCAAATGACACGATCTCCATCCAAGCGATCAGCGGACTAGTCCCAAACCTCATACCCAAATCCGTCACAAATCTACCCCACCTCGAACACCTGTCACTGAACGGTGTCGGCATCGAAATCATCGAAATGAACGGTTTCGACCGTCTCCCAAACCTGAGAAACCTGTCACTGCAGAATAACGAGCTGGTCCTCATCGAGAACTACATCTTTTCAGATCTCCACAGCCTGGAAGAGCTGCACTTGGAGAACAACTACATCGTCGCCATCGGCGCCTACGCGTTCGGTGACTTGTTCAATCTCGTCGCTCTTTTCCTCAGTCACAACCAACTGACAGAGTACGACTCTGAGTGGTTCGGCAACAACCCCAGACTAGCCGAAATCTACTTGGACCGCAACTTCGTCACCAAAATACCCCCGCTCGCTTTTGCCCACCAGACCTTGGGCACGAAGAGCATCATCAATTTTGACCACAACCAAATCACCGAGATCAGCGCCGATTTGTTTGAAGCGGAGTTGACCAACGCGGCCTGGTCCGTCAGCTTGAAGCACAACAACATCTCTTGCATGGACGGCAACTTCGGGACGTTCTTCACGGGGATGTTCGTCTACCTAGACGAAAACCCTTTGACTTGCAACTGTCTCCAAAGGATAGTCGACTACACCAAACACAACGAACACTCAGGAGTGTCCTTCACGAAGAACGACGCCTGCCACATCACCTGGTCGTAAAGTGAAGAGTTTTTTGTTAGGAgtagttttaaataaaacatttgacaCATGTAAacatatatatattttgaaaaaactacATCTCGTATCACATACATTTTCAAGGTGTACTGATTAAAACaagaaagaataaataaatagtacTACTAGATTAGAAAAATTatagaaattgataaatcGAGAGACAGAGAATATGGCACAGAGGAAATTACTCTCATTAGAAGCCGTCTAGATCTAGTTGCTTCTGGCGTACTGTCAAAAACTTGCCTAGATTGTTGAAACACGAAATAATCTTCTTTGTTACGTTTAGAATTAGAAGTAAATTGAAAGAATGAAGTAACTACCCCTTGATTCAAGCTACGTGGTCCCGACTCCTCAACATGGTCATATTTTCTGCCATAATTGACAAACTATCAGGTACTACAACATTAATAACATCTAACAAGAATGAATAATTCGGTATGTCTTTTCCCctagaaaaatatgtttctctCGTTAAAATCTCTCTCTTGAATAGTGAACCAGCTTTGCAGCAGAGCTTAGTCTTATTGATAATTATCTAACAACTTGGGAACAAATCTTAACTAACAAGAGTACGCTGGCACTACTCTATGTGCCCTTATTGTTGAAGCTGACCACCGACCTCAGCTTCTTCCTGATCTTGGGCGAGGTCCACTTGCTCGCGTGTCCCGTCATGGGGTTGAGGTCGTTGGGGGAGACACCCTCGTCGACGTCATCAGCTTCGGTCTTGATTTCCATTTTCTACCCCAGACAATTTAAAATGGTACCTAGATTGTCGATTCAGTACCAACCTGCACGATCAGCCTCAAAAACTGCTGTTGCGTCTCCAGAGCCGTGGTGATCTCCTTCAGCTTCCTCTTGGTCTTGTCCAGTTCGTTGACGACGTAGTCCTCCCCGCTCTCCATCACCATGTCGAGAcctttaaaaatcaagtgagcAAGAACGGACGCGTGCCGCGGTACTGATAGAGTGAACAGATGGAGTCGCAAAAAAGCAGAGTCATGCATTCATGCACCAGTGAAAAAGgacaacaaaaaagtaaacaaaaggGTTTGGAAGATGGattgaaaaatatacatatacgTGCGCCTACCATGAGATCGCCATCTTGATCTGTAAGACTGTCTGTATTTGTTGGTCCCTGTAATAAAAACATGCTACAACTCGACTTTTGTGCTTTGTATAGTGACCTCTATTGCAAGCTTTATTAAAGCTCAAGACCGGCGAGTCTCAGCTCAAGTGACTCGTCCTCGTCAGTACTAAGCGTCCATTAGcttcaaagtaaaaaaatagattGATAGAATTGTAATAAAGCATGCAAATTGGCATATGGTGGATGAAAAAGTGACTTACCCTCGTCTGAGAAGGGGTTACCGAACCATTTGCGTAAGATGGAGTCGAAGAAGCCCAGTTTGCACTTGGTATCGTTCGGGTACTCGATCAGTTCGCCCTTGTCGACGCGCTCCAAAAGCATCTTCGGCAGTTTTCGTTCGAGCTCGGTGTGCAGCACCACCTGCAAAAATCAGTACCCGACTGGTACCTGTCGCCAAAACACTCAAATCTTCTGGTACTACCTGCATGGCGAGTCTCTTCAACTGTGCGTTCCTGCGTACCGACTCGATATCCCCGACGGCCAAACCGATGAGCAGGTTCATGAGGAGGATGGGCATCAGTACCATGAACAGTCCCAGGATGAAGAAAGCGGGGATTGGGAAGGGCAGAAACATTCTCTCCTCCTCGGTCGTGAGATAGTACGGCTTGACGTAAGTACCGAGAAAGTCGATTTCGCCGAGCATCATCGAGAAGGTGCGCACCAGACTCATGGGTATGGTCTTGAAGGAGAGGTGGTCTCCCTGGAAAACAACTCGGTACTGAACGATCAAGCTCGCCGAGTACTCACCCTTGACAGTAGGATGTAGAAGGCCAGTCCGAACGCGATGATCAGGATTGAGAAGACCATGAGTACTTTGATGAGTGTCTGTAATATCTCGAGGAACATCACCACGTAGATCCCGACTTGGTCGAAGCGTTGCAGAAGGAGGAGAAGATTGAACCAGCTGAGGAACACGGTAACTGACGCGCAAGAGAACTGGAGTTCGTACATGGTACCCCAGAAGATGGGCAGGACCATGACAATCGCAGCCGAGTAGAGTATCCACGTGACCAGATTGATGGGGTCCATGAAATACATATACTTTTGTTGGTACATCTGGATCATCTCCCGTATGGTGTTGATGATTATGTAGCTGATGATGGCCACAGCACTCATGTACATCACTGGGGTGATCTTCACATTCAAAATGTTGGACTTGCTGAGGCTGACGTACTCCTGCAAAAAACCCACAGTTCTTGGTACCAAAACTGCTGGTGGTACTCACATCGTGGGTCAGATTGACAGTACTGTTCATATTCGGTTGCTCTTCGTGCCGCATAATCTCGTACGAGAAACAGGTGACGAAGAAGAGGAAAATACTGTAGAAGAGAACGTTGGCAAGATGGAAGTACTTCCCGTACGAGTTCCATTTCATCTGTAGGTACTTCTGACTGAGAGGGTGCGCGAGGAGTTCGACTCTTCCGTGCGACACCATCGCCTGAAAAAAATCGATAGTACCAAAATACAAGTACTTTGTGGTACCCGTACGTTGAGAGCTGGTAGCGGGATGGGTTTGGATATGGTCAAGGCGTCTCCGGTCTTGTGGTCCATATCGGCGTAAAACTGGGAGCACTGCAAAGCCGAGAAATTGTACTTGATCTGAAAGAAAACAAGTGAGTGTCCCTCTAACTGTCCAGACCTGAACCTACGTAAAACGACTTGGAATCTTTCTTGCAATTAGCTTTGGTGATGCACTTGTCTTGCACCGCTTCGAACACTCTCGGCATTGACGCGATCAGCGCCAGCGTGACGTACGGATGCTTGCTGGACTTCAAAGACATGACCTCTTGCGCCCTGTCCTCGTGAGTCACCATCGCCAAAGCCGCCTCCGGAAACTTGTAATAGATGGCGTAGTCGATAGCGCTCATCTCCATGTGGTTGTACAGAAGCTTGCAGTTCACCGACAAAAGGAGCGCAATCGCGTTGGGTTTGTTCTCCATGGTGGCCAGATGCAAAGCAGTGTTGCCGTCTTTGTCCGTTTGGTCTAGAAGGTGCGAGTGTACGGACAGCAGCAGTTCAATTGTTTGAGTGTAGCCGTTCATGGCTGCCAGATGTAGAGGGTTACGCCCGTTGTGGTCACGGTGAAGCAGAGCTCCTCTGTTGAGGAGGAGCTGCACCACTCTAGTGTGGCCTTGTTTGGAGGCGATGTGCAGAGGAGTGAGACCTTCTCCGTCGCTTTCGTTGATGATGAAGGTACCCTTTTCGGAGTCTAACAACTGGCGAGCCGTGTTGTAGCGACCGTATCTGCAAAATACGATTCTAGAAGAATTCTAGGGGGATTCTAGCTTCACCTTGCGGCGAAATGTAGAGGGCTTtcgttgttgttgtttttgagGTTGATGGTGGCTCCCAAACGGATCAGATTTTCGAGACTTCTTATGTGTCCTTCTCTGCTGGCGTAGTGCAAGGGGGAGCATCCGTTGATGTCCTTCTCGTTGAGCAACTGTAGAAGACTGCACTGCGACTTGGTCTGAGAGAAGAGCAGCATTGGTTGATTTTACGTTAGAGAAATACATTGAAAAAACGTCGATTTATAACGTATTAAAAACGTTAAATCAGATACGAGTATGATCTTGGAAATGGTTGTTTGATCGTAAGAAAATTACATTACGTGAAAACGTTTCCACACTACGTATCAAAAACGTATTAATTTCCCAAAAATGCaacgtcgattggtcgattaTAATCAACGGTTTTTCAACGTTTTCTTTTATGTACTTAGAACAATAGAAAGCTGTTTATATAAGATAATTTGTTGTAGCAACACGTGTGTCCCCATTGATTTTAATTGAGTATCAACAAATTCCTCATCATTCTCCCCCAATTAAGATAATTGAAAGCTAAAATCACGTCGGCCGTGATTGGTGCCCTTTCAACCACAGAGCGCTCCCGCCGCCTGTACTGAATGAAAGAGCGATTACCTTGCTTACTTCGGTGGCGAACTGCTCCAGCCGCCCCCCGTTCATCACCACTAGATGCAAGACATTCCGCCTGTTGACGTCTTTGATATTGATGTCAGCCCCCAGTCTGATCAACGCGTGGACGGTCCTCCAGCCGCCTCTGAGGGCGGCGAGGAGGAGCGGCGAGCGCTTCTCCTTATCCATGGGGTTGATATCGGCGCCCTCGGCGACCAGAAACTCCACGATCTCGGGGTGGTCGAACATGGCGGCGCAATGCAGCGGCGTCATCTGCACAAAAAAGTGTTGAAGCTCAAATCTTCACATTTAACTCCTCCGGACCTTCTGGACGTCGCACGAGGCCAAGCAGGGCAGCTTCTCCTCGGGCTGCATCTTGAACATCAGCTTGACGATGTCCGTGGCCCCCTGGGCGCACGCCAGGTGCACGGGGGTGGACAAGTCGTGCTGCTGCGTGGAGATCTTCGCCCCCGAACGCAAGCACAACTCCACGGCCTTGATGTCGCCTCCGTGGACCGCCGAGTGGAGCGGCACGTTGCCCTCCGAGTCGTAGAACGAGATCATTTCTTCGCGGGAGCACCCGCGGGACTCCCCCCACTGGAGGAAGATCTCCAAGGTCTTGGAGGAGGCGTTTTTCGCCGCCTCGTGGATGGGGTAGTAGCCGTTGTTGCAGGGGCGGCGGGGACAAGCGTCGAAAACGGATATCTACAAAAGCAAGTAGTGGCTCGAATGTGACCATCGGTCGGGGGAGACTTACCAAAATCCTGGCGCACTCTTCGTGGTCGTAGATGGCGGCGATGTGGAGGGCGGTTCGACCGTGCTCGCCCCCTTGCAGGATGTCGATCTTCTCCTTGTGCCGCCCCATCA encodes:
- the TrpA1 gene encoding transient receptor potential cation channel subfamily A member 1 isoform X1; its protein translation is MPNLMHLLQMARSWRIDAEEPATRIGSSTPIITVLPSVEVPEKIHIYPEDKAEAPEQDRTRPNPINWLMFSIRSILPSSGEKGVPGSPSELQNMLPSSVKVHRLSNAAKPPEDNGGICLMTESPFRILRVAECGNLETFQRLYFADTSRLGIKDSRGRTAGHQAAAKNKINILQFILSQGGDLNSQDNAGNTPLHVAVEHESLDAVDFLLQAGVMTNILNEKKQAAIHLVTELNKVAVLEVMGRHKEKIDILQGGEHGRTALHIAAIYDHEECARILISVFDACPRRPCNNGYYPIHEAAKNASSKTLEIFLQWGESRGCSREEMISFYDSEGNVPLHSAVHGGDIKAVELCLRSGAKISTQQHDLSTPVHLACAQGATDIVKLMFKMQPEEKLPCLASCDVQKMTPLHCAAMFDHPEIVEFLVAEGADINPMDKEKRSPLLLAALRGGWRTVHALIRLGADINIKDVNRRNVLHLVVMNGGRLEQFATEVSKTKSQCSLLQLLNEKDINGCSPLHYASREGHIRSLENLIRLGATINLKNNNNESPLHFAARYGRYNTARQLLDSEKGTFIINESDGEGLTPLHIASKQGHTRVVQLLLNRGALLHRDHNGRNPLHLAAMNGYTQTIELLLSVHSHLLDQTDKDGNTALHLATMENKPNAIALLLSVNCKLLYNHMEMSAIDYAIYYKFPEAALAMVTHEDRAQEVMSLKSSKHPYVTLALIASMPRVFEAVQDKCITKANCKKDSKSFYIKYNFSALQCSQFYADMDHKTGDALTISKPIPLPALNAMVSHGRVELLAHPLSQKYLQMKWNSYGKYFHLANVLFYSIFLFFVTCFSYEIMRHEEQPNMNSTVNLTHDEYVSLSKSNILNVKITPVMYMSAVAIISYIIINTIREMIQMYQQKYMYFMDPINLVTWILYSAAIVMVLPIFWGTMYELQFSCASVTVFLSWFNLLLLLQRFDQVGIYVVMFLEILQTLIKVLMVFSILIIAFGLAFYILLSRGDHLSFKTIPMSLVRTFSMMLGEIDFLGTYVKPYYLTTEEERMFLPFPIPAFFILGLFMVLMPILLMNLLIGLAVGDIESVRRNAQLKRLAMQVVLHTELERKLPKMLLERVDKGELIEYPNDTKCKLGFFDSILRKWFGNPFSDEGTNKYRQSYRSRWRSHGLDMVMESGEDYVVNELDKTKRKLKEITTALETQQQFLRLIVQKMEIKTEADDVDEGVSPNDLNPMTGHASKWTSPKIRKKLRSVVSFNNKGT
- the TrpA1 gene encoding transient receptor potential cation channel subfamily A member 1 isoform X2, with the translated sequence MPNLMHLLQMARSWRIDAEEPATRIGSSTPIITVLPSVEVPEKIHIYPEDKAEAPEQDRTRPNPINWLMFSIRSILPSSGEKGVPGSPSELQNMLPSSVKVHRLSNAAKPPEDNGGICLMTESPFRILRVAECGNLETFQRLYFADTSRLGIKDSRGRTAGHQAAAKNKINILQFILSQGGDLNSQDNAGNTPLHVAVEHESLDAVDFLLQAGVMTNILNEKKQAAIHLVTELNKVAVLEVMGRHKEKIDILQGGEHGRTALHIAAIYDHEECARILISVFDACPRRPCNNGYYPIHEAAKNASSKTLEIFLQWGESRGCSREEMISFYDSEGNVPLHSAVHGGDIKAVELCLRSGAKISTQQHDLSTPVHLACAQGATDIVKLMFKMQPEEKLPCLASCDVQKMTPLHCAAMFDHPEIVEFLVAEGADINPMDKEKRSPLLLAALRGGWRTVHALIRLGADINIKDVNRRNVLHLVVMNGGRLEQFATETKSQCSLLQLLNEKDINGCSPLHYASREGHIRSLENLIRLGATINLKNNNNESPLHFAARYGRYNTARQLLDSEKGTFIINESDGEGLTPLHIASKQGHTRVVQLLLNRGALLHRDHNGRNPLHLAAMNGYTQTIELLLSVHSHLLDQTDKDGNTALHLATMENKPNAIALLLSVNCKLLYNHMEMSAIDYAIYYKFPEAALAMVTHEDRAQEVMSLKSSKHPYVTLALIASMPRVFEAVQDKCITKANCKKDSKSFYIKYNFSALQCSQFYADMDHKTGDALTISKPIPLPALNAMVSHGRVELLAHPLSQKYLQMKWNSYGKYFHLANVLFYSIFLFFVTCFSYEIMRHEEQPNMNSTVNLTHDEYVSLSKSNILNVKITPVMYMSAVAIISYIIINTIREMIQMYQQKYMYFMDPINLVTWILYSAAIVMVLPIFWGTMYELQFSCASVTVFLSWFNLLLLLQRFDQVGIYVVMFLEILQTLIKVLMVFSILIIAFGLAFYILLSRGDHLSFKTIPMSLVRTFSMMLGEIDFLGTYVKPYYLTTEEERMFLPFPIPAFFILGLFMVLMPILLMNLLIGLAVGDIESVRRNAQLKRLAMQVVLHTELERKLPKMLLERVDKGELIEYPNDTKCKLGFFDSILRKWFGNPFSDEGTNKYRQSYRSRWRSHGLDMVMESGEDYVVNELDKTKRKLKEITTALETQQQFLRLIVQKMEIKTEADDVDEGVSPNDLNPMTGHASKWTSPKIRKKLRSVVSFNNKGT
- the TrpA1 gene encoding transient receptor potential cation channel subfamily A member 1 isoform X3, with product MPNLMHLLQMARSWRIDAEEPATRIGSSTPIITVLPSVEVPEKIHIYPEDKAEAPEQDRTRPNPINWLMFSIRSILPSSGEKGVPGSPSELQNMLPSSVKVHRLSNAAKPPEDNGGICLMTESPFRILRVAECGNLETFQRLYFADTSRLGIKDSRGRTAGHQAAAKNKINILQFILSQGGDLNSQDNAGNTPLHVAVEHESLDAVDFLLQAGVMTNILNEKKQAAIHLVTELNKVAVLEVMGRHKEKIDILQGGEHGRTALHIAAIYDHEECARILISVFDACPRRPCNNGYYPIHEAAKNASSKTLEIFLQWGESRGCSREEMISFYDSEGNVPLHSAVHGGDIKAVELCLRSGAKISTQQHDLSTPVHLACAQGATDIVKLMFKMQPEEKLPCLASCDVQKMTPLHCAAMFDHPEIVEFLVAEGADINPMDKEKRSPLLLAALRGGWRTVHALIRLGADINIKDVNRRNVLHLVVMNGGRLEQFATEVSKTKSQCSLLQLLNEKDINGCSPLHYASREGHIRSLENLIRLGATINLKNNNNESPLHFAARYGRYNTARQLLDSEKGTFIINESDGEGLTPLHIASKQGHTRVVQLLLNRGALLHRDHNGRNPLHLAAMNGYTQTIELLLSVHSHLLDQTDKDGNTALHLATMENKPNAIALLLSVNCKLLYNHMEMSAIDYAIYYKFPEAALAMVTHEDRAQEVMSLKSSKHPYVTLALIASMPRVFEAVQDKCITKANCKKDSKSFYIKYNFSALQCSQFYADMDHKTGDALTISKPIPLPALNAMVSHGRVELLAHPLSQKYLQMKWNSYGKYFHLANVLFYSIFLFFVTCFSYEIMRHEEQPNMNSTVNLTHDEYVSLSKSNILNVKITPVMYMSAVAIISYIIINTIREMIQMYQQKYMYFMDPINLVTWILYSAAIVMVLPIFWGTMYELQFSCASVTVFLSWFNLLLLLQRFDQVGIYVVMFLEILQTLIKVLMVFSILIIAFGLAFYILLSRGDHLSFKTIPMSLVRTFSMMLGEIDFLGTYVKPYYLTTEEERMFLPFPIPAFFILGLFMVLMPILLMNLLIGLAVGDIESVRRNAQLKRLAMQVVLHTELERKLPKMLLERVDKGELIEYPNDTKCKLGFFDSILRKWFGNPFSDEGLDMVMESGEDYVVNELDKTKRKLKEITTALETQQQFLRLIVQKMEIKTEADDVDEGVSPNDLNPMTGHASKWTSPKIRKKLRSVVSFNNKGT